The Geotalea uraniireducens Rf4 genome window below encodes:
- a CDS encoding MoaD/ThiS family protein translates to MSTQTNTKVRMFGALHSFRKEQGLESTTEVTIPPEGRTAQDLAHDLDLPMKKIEAVFVNHVVHGLDHLIQAGDRVAFVPTGIPGPHRLLLGIFGADRQNSMQ, encoded by the coding sequence ATGTCTACGCAAACCAACACAAAGGTAAGGATGTTCGGAGCGCTGCACTCTTTCAGGAAGGAACAGGGGCTGGAATCAACGACCGAAGTGACCATCCCGCCGGAGGGGCGCACGGCGCAAGATCTCGCCCACGACCTCGATCTCCCCATGAAGAAGATAGAAGCAGTGTTCGTCAACCACGTGGTTCATGGCCTCGACCACCTCATCCAGGCGGGGGACCGGGTTGCCTTCGTTCCGACCGGCATTCCCGGCCCCCACCGCCTGTTGCTCGGCATTTTCGGCGCAGACCGGCAAAACAGCATGCAATGA
- a CDS encoding ABC transporter ATP-binding protein, whose protein sequence is MLKLCDVIKTYDGKSEVTALTGINLTIGIGEMVAIMGPSGSGKSTLLNLLGGLDVPTSGQVVVAGKDLAKENEKERSLFRRSKVSYIFQAYHLMPTLKVSQNVALPLHLAGVPAGEITRKVAQVLREVGLEGRVNHLPDALSGGERQRVAIARALVTGAPLLLADEPTGNLDTARGEEILNLLRSIHREHGTTIVMVTHDNHAASACERLIKLRDGRVEGDSYVAGGGR, encoded by the coding sequence ATGCTGAAACTCTGCGATGTAATCAAGACCTACGACGGGAAGTCCGAGGTAACAGCCCTGACAGGGATAAACCTGACCATCGGGATTGGCGAGATGGTGGCGATCATGGGACCCTCCGGCTCCGGCAAGTCGACGCTCTTGAACCTCCTAGGGGGGCTCGACGTCCCCACCTCCGGGCAGGTGGTGGTGGCGGGGAAGGACCTGGCCAAGGAGAACGAGAAGGAGCGTTCCCTCTTTCGCCGCTCCAAGGTCTCCTACATCTTCCAGGCCTACCACCTGATGCCGACCTTGAAGGTGAGTCAGAACGTGGCCCTGCCGCTGCACCTGGCAGGCGTCCCAGCCGGGGAGATCACCCGGAAGGTCGCCCAGGTCCTCCGGGAGGTCGGACTTGAGGGGAGGGTAAACCATCTTCCCGACGCACTCTCCGGGGGGGAGCGCCAGAGAGTCGCAATAGCCCGTGCCTTGGTCACCGGCGCGCCGCTGCTGCTGGCCGACGAGCCGACCGGCAATCTTGACACGGCCCGGGGAGAGGAGATCCTGAACCTGCTCCGCTCCATCCACCGGGAGCACGGAACCACCATCGTCATGGTCACCCACGACAACCATGCCGCCTCTGCTTGCGAAAGGCTGATCAAGCTCCGGGACGGAAGGGTGGAAGGGGATAGCTACGTGGCCGGAGGTGGCAGATGA
- a CDS encoding ABC1 kinase family protein, whose amino-acid sequence MQAEEGKTTESLQMEMLLDALPKESATDPTGQRLAKLITRISNKRVPVSSFSRIWTLGSLNARVTAGYFAYWLRSRFSDADKKQRLKSEAHLAAALKLFGTMGYLRGAVMKIGQMLANLPDVVPEEFAEVLSALHFEAPPMHFAMVREVFLDEFGREPEEIFASFDRQAFAAASLGQVHRARLKSGEEVAVKIQYPGIARTIKADLRNLRLLLQPLCLTTDWQNTLDKLADIEQMLLMETDYEQEASFGKEARLLFTAADRVVVPQVFDDYCTKRVLTTEYLAGCHLDEYLAGNPTQEDRDHFTNLLTVGTFRIYYRLHWFLADPHPGNFIFMEDGRLGMIDFGCTRAMTDEEWLLICELERATLERDEARFNRATAKACLFDGPEEMEPERLEIVRRGVYWNMEPWLKEGRLFDFGDREFFMRGVDSLMEMTRKRYTRGSPLYLWSNRFVFGGRAICYRMKGRCEFRKIHQQESAWVRQDPARS is encoded by the coding sequence ATGCAGGCTGAGGAAGGGAAGACGACGGAATCACTCCAGATGGAAATGCTGCTCGACGCCCTCCCCAAGGAGAGCGCCACGGACCCAACCGGTCAGCGGCTGGCAAAGCTGATCACCCGTATTTCCAACAAAAGGGTGCCGGTGAGCTCCTTTTCCAGGATATGGACACTGGGCTCTCTCAATGCCAGGGTAACCGCCGGTTATTTTGCCTATTGGCTGCGCAGCCGTTTTAGCGACGCGGACAAAAAGCAGCGGCTTAAAAGCGAAGCCCACCTGGCTGCAGCGCTGAAACTGTTCGGCACTATGGGATATTTGAGGGGCGCCGTGATGAAGATCGGCCAGATGCTGGCCAATCTCCCCGATGTGGTGCCCGAGGAGTTCGCCGAAGTGCTCTCAGCGCTGCACTTCGAGGCCCCTCCCATGCACTTCGCGATGGTGCGCGAGGTCTTTCTCGACGAGTTCGGCCGTGAGCCGGAGGAGATATTCGCTTCTTTTGATCGGCAGGCCTTTGCCGCCGCCTCGCTGGGACAGGTGCACCGCGCCCGGCTTAAGAGCGGCGAGGAAGTCGCCGTAAAAATCCAGTACCCCGGCATCGCCCGGACCATAAAGGCCGATCTGCGCAATCTCCGCCTCCTGCTCCAGCCGCTCTGTCTGACCACGGACTGGCAGAATACGCTCGACAAGCTGGCCGACATCGAGCAGATGCTGCTCATGGAAACGGACTATGAACAGGAGGCCAGTTTCGGCAAGGAGGCCCGGCTTCTTTTTACCGCTGCCGACCGGGTGGTGGTGCCGCAGGTCTTTGACGACTATTGCACCAAACGGGTGCTGACCACCGAGTACCTGGCCGGCTGTCACCTTGACGAATACCTGGCAGGAAATCCGACCCAGGAAGATCGGGACCACTTCACCAACCTGCTGACAGTTGGCACTTTTCGGATTTATTACCGGCTGCACTGGTTTCTTGCTGATCCCCACCCCGGCAACTTTATCTTCATGGAGGACGGCCGGCTCGGAATGATCGACTTCGGCTGCACCCGGGCCATGACCGATGAGGAATGGCTTTTGATCTGCGAGTTGGAGAGGGCGACACTGGAACGGGACGAGGCCCGTTTTAACCGGGCCACTGCCAAGGCCTGCCTTTTTGACGGCCCGGAGGAGATGGAGCCGGAGCGATTGGAGATCGTCCGGCGCGGGGTGTACTGGAACATGGAACCTTGGCTGAAAGAGGGGCGGCTATTCGATTTCGGCGACCGGGAATTCTTCATGCGTGGCGTCGATAGTCTCATGGAGATGACCCGCAAGCGTTACACCCGCGGCTCCCCTTTGTACCTTTGGTCCAATCGCTTCGTTTTCGGGGGGAGGGCTATCTGTTACCGGATGAAGGGACGCTGCGAGTTCAGAAAAATCCATCAGCAGGAGTCTGCCTGGGTCCGCCAGGATCCGGCGCGAAGCTAA
- a CDS encoding fumarate hydratase: MAVKEFHYQDPFPIAKDETKYRKIEGSEKYVEVNQFAGKDVVRVSPEALTILANESMRDVSFLLRPAHNEQVAKILRDPEASQNDKGVALAFLRNAEIAARFELPICQDTGTATILAKKGQQIWTGVKDEEYLSKGVYKTYTEENLRYSQTVALDMYEEINTGTNLPAQIDIMATDGDYYKLLFMAKGGGSANKTMLYQETKALLTPDKLEKYLIEKMKYLGTAACPPYHIAFVIGGTSADACMKAVKLATAKELDGLPTKGNEHGQAFRDVELEEKLLQAAYKLGIGAQFGGKYFAHDVRVIRLPRHGASCPVGMAVSCSADRNIKAKITRDGLFVEEMDRNPGRLIPEQYRGKHEHGVKIDLNKPMKEILAELTKHPVSTPLLLNGTIIVGRDIAHAKFKEILDSGKPLPDYLLKHPIYYAGPAKTPAGKASGSFGPTTAGRMDSYVDLLQSHGGSLVMIAKGNRSQQVTDACKKYGGFYLGSIGGPAAVLAEENIKKVECLDFPELGMEAVWKIEVENFPAFILVDDKGNDFFKQLGL, encoded by the coding sequence ATGGCAGTAAAAGAATTCCACTATCAGGACCCGTTTCCAATCGCAAAGGACGAGACCAAGTACCGCAAGATCGAAGGTTCGGAAAAATACGTCGAAGTCAACCAGTTCGCCGGCAAAGATGTGGTGCGGGTCAGCCCCGAGGCGCTCACCATCCTCGCCAACGAATCGATGCGCGACGTCTCCTTTCTGCTCCGCCCCGCCCACAACGAGCAAGTGGCCAAGATACTCCGGGACCCGGAAGCATCGCAGAACGACAAGGGTGTTGCGCTTGCCTTCCTGAGAAACGCCGAGATCGCCGCCCGATTCGAGCTCCCCATCTGCCAGGACACCGGCACCGCCACCATCCTGGCAAAGAAGGGGCAGCAGATATGGACCGGAGTCAAGGACGAAGAATACCTCTCCAAGGGAGTCTACAAGACCTACACCGAAGAGAACCTCCGCTACTCCCAGACCGTGGCACTCGACATGTACGAGGAGATCAACACCGGCACCAACCTGCCGGCGCAGATCGATATCATGGCCACCGACGGCGACTACTACAAGCTCCTCTTCATGGCCAAGGGTGGCGGCTCCGCCAACAAGACCATGCTCTACCAGGAAACCAAGGCGCTCTTGACGCCGGATAAACTGGAGAAATACCTCATCGAAAAGATGAAGTACCTGGGCACCGCCGCCTGCCCTCCGTACCACATCGCCTTCGTCATCGGCGGCACCAGCGCCGACGCCTGCATGAAGGCGGTCAAGCTCGCCACCGCAAAAGAGCTGGACGGACTCCCCACCAAAGGGAACGAGCACGGTCAGGCCTTCCGCGACGTCGAGCTGGAAGAGAAACTCCTCCAGGCCGCCTACAAGCTCGGCATCGGCGCCCAGTTCGGCGGCAAGTACTTCGCCCACGACGTCCGCGTCATCCGCCTCCCCCGCCACGGCGCTTCCTGCCCTGTCGGCATGGCAGTATCCTGCTCCGCAGACCGGAACATCAAGGCAAAGATCACCAGGGACGGCCTGTTCGTCGAGGAGATGGACAGAAATCCGGGCCGCCTCATCCCCGAGCAGTACCGGGGCAAGCATGAGCACGGCGTCAAGATCGACCTGAACAAGCCGATGAAGGAAATCCTGGCCGAGCTGACCAAGCACCCGGTCTCCACCCCGCTCCTCCTCAACGGCACTATCATCGTCGGCCGCGATATCGCCCACGCCAAATTCAAGGAAATCCTCGACAGCGGCAAGCCGCTCCCCGACTACCTCCTGAAGCATCCGATCTACTATGCCGGCCCGGCCAAAACCCCGGCAGGCAAAGCTTCCGGCTCCTTCGGCCCCACTACCGCCGGGCGCATGGACAGCTACGTCGACCTGCTACAGTCACACGGCGGCTCCTTGGTGATGATTGCCAAGGGGAACCGCAGCCAGCAGGTGACCGACGCCTGCAAGAAATACGGCGGCTTCTACTTGGGCTCCATCGGCGGTCCGGCAGCTGTTCTTGCCGAAGAGAACATCAAGAAGGTCGAGTGCCTCGACTTCCCCGAACTGGGGATGGAAGCGGTATGGAAGATCGAAGTGGAGAACTTCCCGGCGTTCATCCTGGTGGATGATAAGGGGAATGACTTCTTCAAACAGTTGGGACTGTAG
- a CDS encoding SDR family oxidoreductase yields MADPELQVVTGASGFTGKYITARLLAQGKKVKTITGHPHRQHPFGDRLSVAPFNFDDPSALIRSLEGATTLYNTYWVRFPYGDVTFEKAVENSRTLIRAAEEAGIRRIVHISIANADEGSPFPYYKAKAVVERLIAGSRLSYAVIRPTVLFGTEGILINNIAWLLKKFPLFAVPGSGDYRLQPVYVDDVAELAVNAASEGSNLVMDAGGPETFTYDELVRLIAAKIGSRARIVHLNPAVALQASRLVGKMVDDALLTRDELDGLMAGLLVAKGPPAGKTRLSQWLAENAATLGTAYASEIERHYR; encoded by the coding sequence ATGGCTGATCCTGAATTGCAGGTGGTGACGGGGGCTTCAGGTTTCACCGGTAAGTACATTACGGCACGCCTGCTCGCACAGGGGAAGAAGGTCAAGACCATTACCGGCCATCCCCACCGTCAGCACCCGTTCGGCGACCGGCTGAGTGTCGCCCCGTTCAACTTCGACGACCCTTCCGCCCTGATCAGAAGCCTCGAAGGGGCGACCACCCTGTACAATACCTATTGGGTGCGCTTCCCTTACGGGGACGTCACCTTCGAGAAGGCCGTCGAGAACAGCAGGACCCTCATCAGGGCGGCCGAAGAGGCGGGGATCAGGAGGATTGTCCACATCAGCATCGCCAATGCCGACGAGGGCTCCCCCTTTCCCTACTATAAGGCAAAGGCTGTGGTGGAACGGCTGATCGCGGGCTCCCGGCTCTCTTACGCCGTCATCAGGCCGACGGTGCTCTTCGGCACGGAAGGTATCCTTATCAACAACATTGCCTGGCTTTTGAAGAAGTTTCCGCTGTTTGCCGTTCCAGGGTCGGGTGATTACCGTCTGCAGCCGGTCTATGTGGATGATGTGGCGGAGCTGGCTGTCAACGCAGCTTCAGAAGGGTCCAACCTGGTGATGGATGCAGGCGGTCCCGAAACCTTCACCTACGATGAACTTGTCCGGCTCATCGCCGCAAAGATCGGCAGCCGTGCCCGGATCGTTCACCTGAACCCGGCGGTTGCGCTTCAAGCCTCCCGCCTCGTGGGAAAGATGGTTGACGATGCGCTTTTGACCCGGGATGAACTGGATGGGCTAATGGCCGGTTTGCTGGTCGCCAAAGGCCCGCCGGCTGGGAAGACGCGCCTGAGCCAGTGGCTGGCGGAAAATGCGGCCACGTTGGGAACAGCCTACGCCTCGGAAATCGAGCGGCACTATCGCTGA
- a CDS encoding TetR/AcrR family transcriptional regulator, which translates to MADNDCRANLITLATPLFAEKGFKGVSVREIAGVAGVNVSMISYYFGGKEGLYGAVLNEQFAVLQGVAEIALMDTDPLKKFEFYVRGTVARYRLNPYLLRFYTSELTNPTPCFATIVKPAIQGVVKTLQEFFTDGLSHHKFREGLDPTDTALALAGMINFYFLLEPATGELVDHSPERDEELIRHIMDIFTNGVLK; encoded by the coding sequence ATGGCTGACAACGACTGCCGCGCCAACCTGATCACCCTCGCCACCCCTCTCTTCGCCGAGAAGGGGTTCAAGGGTGTGAGTGTGCGGGAGATCGCAGGCGTCGCAGGCGTAAACGTCTCCATGATCTCTTACTATTTCGGCGGCAAGGAAGGGCTCTACGGCGCCGTCCTCAATGAGCAGTTCGCGGTTTTGCAGGGCGTGGCTGAGATTGCACTGATGGATACCGATCCCCTTAAAAAATTCGAGTTCTACGTCCGGGGCACCGTCGCCCGTTACCGGCTAAACCCGTATCTCCTCAGGTTCTATACGAGCGAACTCACCAACCCGACCCCCTGTTTTGCCACCATCGTCAAGCCGGCGATCCAAGGGGTAGTGAAGACCCTCCAGGAGTTCTTTACCGACGGGCTGTCGCACCATAAATTTCGGGAAGGGCTCGACCCGACAGACACGGCCCTCGCCCTGGCAGGCATGATCAATTTCTACTTCCTCCTGGAGCCTGCAACAGGAGAGTTGGTAGACCACTCCCCCGAGCGGGACGAAGAGTTGATCAGACACATCATGGACATCTTCACGAATGGTGTGTTGAAGTAG
- a CDS encoding sulfotransferase family protein — protein MTQQGSKRQCTDMSSRTGYSANPDRGGFSMLLSGINAVNRFLQNNGHEFVRLDQTALLEKSCKRTGLDDFGDESFRQPLGILLQSFESDADLNLVGRISAKSEIVRMLCNRLRMVNDCKRNPEIRDEVVRRPLFITGLPRSGTTFLHALLAQDPACRSPQVWEVMHPSPPPETASYHVDPRIVETEKELKWLDILMPDFKRVHLIHARYPQECIAITGHAFMSYVFETMYQVSSYRIWHDKSDKRPVYEFHRQFLQHLQWRCPGTHWVLKAPSHLMALESLLHVYPDAEIVVTHRDPLKVLPSCASFTKVLREPFTNRLDKEQIGNEVSSRWEGSAWQALHFRQVNQGMGGHFCDVQYAELERDPMSVVRGIYRHFGRELTDKAELAMRRFVAENPKDKNGVHRYSLEEFGLDRVTEKRRFQFYMDYFGIPPEL, from the coding sequence TTGACACAGCAAGGCAGCAAAAGACAGTGTACAGATATGAGCAGCCGCACCGGATATTCTGCAAATCCGGATCGTGGCGGTTTCTCGATGCTGTTGAGCGGTATCAATGCCGTCAACCGGTTCCTCCAGAATAACGGCCATGAGTTTGTAAGACTGGATCAAACCGCCCTCCTCGAAAAGAGCTGCAAGCGGACAGGTCTTGATGACTTTGGTGACGAGTCGTTTCGTCAACCTCTCGGCATTCTTCTGCAGTCCTTTGAATCTGACGCGGATCTGAACCTTGTCGGCCGTATCAGTGCGAAGTCCGAGATCGTACGTATGCTCTGCAATCGGCTCCGCATGGTAAACGACTGCAAGCGCAACCCGGAAATTCGTGATGAAGTGGTCCGCCGTCCGCTCTTCATCACGGGACTTCCACGAAGCGGCACGACCTTTCTTCATGCGCTTTTGGCGCAAGATCCCGCTTGTCGTTCCCCCCAGGTCTGGGAGGTGATGCACCCGTCGCCGCCGCCCGAGACCGCCTCATACCATGTTGATCCGCGCATTGTCGAAACCGAAAAAGAGCTGAAGTGGCTCGATATCCTGATGCCCGATTTCAAGCGGGTCCACCTGATCCATGCGCGCTATCCGCAGGAATGTATTGCCATTACCGGTCATGCCTTCATGAGCTATGTCTTCGAAACCATGTATCAAGTCTCTTCCTATCGCATCTGGCACGACAAAAGCGACAAACGGCCTGTCTATGAATTTCACCGGCAGTTCCTGCAGCATTTGCAATGGCGCTGCCCGGGCACGCATTGGGTGCTCAAGGCGCCGAGCCACCTCATGGCGCTGGAGTCGCTTCTGCATGTTTATCCCGATGCGGAGATCGTCGTGACCCATCGCGATCCGCTCAAAGTGCTCCCCTCGTGCGCCAGTTTTACGAAAGTTCTGCGCGAGCCATTCACCAACCGGCTCGATAAGGAACAAATCGGCAACGAGGTAAGCAGCCGCTGGGAGGGGAGCGCCTGGCAGGCCTTGCACTTCCGCCAGGTTAACCAAGGGATGGGAGGTCACTTTTGCGATGTGCAGTATGCGGAGCTGGAGAGAGACCCCATGTCGGTCGTTCGGGGGATTTACCGGCATTTCGGCCGCGAGCTTACCGATAAGGCAGAGCTTGCCATGCGGCGTTTCGTGGCGGAAAATCCGAAAGATAAAAATGGTGTGCACCGCTATTCCCTGGAGGAATTCGGTCTGGATCGCGTGACGGAAAAGCGTCGCTTTCAGTTTTATATGGATTATTTCGGGATTCCTCCCGAACTGTGA
- a CDS encoding TetR/AcrR family transcriptional regulator translates to MRISEQAKQETRVRILEKAAELFIDKGFEDSTTRDIALAAGLAAGTMFNYFPSKETMAMTMVNEAFRQGMEDFQRRRTGEEDLTEELFLFIASGLRRLQPLRPFLGPVLERSLSPFPRKTVCQEGEAARAGHLDAVQEIIVRHGFTEAPDYVAMNMYWSLYLGILAYWTNDPSPNQEETRALIDYSLRFFVQVISGVWSDKGETHAG, encoded by the coding sequence ATGCGCATCAGCGAACAGGCCAAGCAGGAAACACGGGTCCGCATCCTGGAAAAGGCCGCGGAGCTTTTCATCGACAAGGGGTTCGAGGACAGCACCACCCGGGACATTGCTCTGGCTGCCGGGTTGGCCGCCGGCACCATGTTCAACTATTTCCCGAGCAAGGAAACCATGGCGATGACCATGGTTAACGAAGCGTTTCGCCAGGGGATGGAGGATTTTCAACGCCGCCGCACCGGCGAGGAGGACCTGACCGAAGAGCTCTTTCTGTTCATCGCCTCGGGGCTGCGGCGGCTGCAACCGTTGCGCCCGTTTCTCGGCCCGGTTCTGGAGCGCTCCTTGAGCCCTTTCCCCCGAAAGACCGTCTGCCAGGAGGGTGAAGCGGCCCGAGCGGGACATCTGGACGCCGTGCAGGAGATCATCGTCCGACACGGCTTTACTGAGGCCCCCGATTATGTTGCCATGAACATGTACTGGTCGCTCTATCTCGGCATCCTTGCCTATTGGACCAACGATCCATCCCCCAACCAGGAAGAGACCCGGGCCTTGATCGATTATTCCCTGCGCTTCTTCGTGCAGGTGATTTCCGGCGTCTGGTCGGACAAAGGAGAAACGCATGCAGGCTGA
- a CDS encoding flippase-like domain-containing protein, with product MRRLTYILLAIASLFLYGMLKQVGWSNLDHCFRQVGYYGLLLLVPYGFVNYLATLSWKFVLVNKEASPSLSRLFFLRLAGESLNQLTPTASLGGEPFKALRLQAGGVPWQEATASLVIHKGLMVLSLVLYIFLSLALVPFVLPFNSSYLGALTVGALLLGGGGVAFVIIQHRNPCTMGIRLAEKWGLCPAFLKAKEAELATLDSFLAGFYREHPGRGFLAFILFFLSWVLQSVEVYLIFWLLGHSVSWGLALCLDALAMLFVGLGFMIPAQLGVQDGGNILLSLGFNLGATLGAAFSIMRRIREAFWLFLGLLVVAREK from the coding sequence ATGCGACGCCTAACCTATATCCTCCTGGCCATAGCCTCGCTCTTTCTTTACGGGATGTTGAAGCAGGTCGGTTGGTCAAACCTGGACCACTGTTTTCGGCAGGTGGGTTATTACGGGCTCCTGCTGCTCGTGCCGTACGGGTTCGTAAATTATCTGGCGACCCTTTCCTGGAAGTTCGTCCTGGTCAACAAGGAGGCAAGCCCTTCTTTGAGCCGACTCTTCTTTCTCCGCCTGGCCGGGGAGTCTCTCAATCAGCTTACACCGACCGCTTCACTGGGGGGGGAGCCCTTTAAGGCCCTCCGGCTCCAGGCCGGCGGCGTCCCATGGCAAGAAGCGACCGCGTCCCTGGTCATTCACAAGGGCTTGATGGTCCTGAGCCTCGTCCTTTACATCTTTTTGAGCCTTGCCCTTGTACCTTTCGTTCTGCCGTTCAATTCGTCTTACCTGGGAGCCCTCACTGTGGGCGCCCTTCTCCTCGGGGGGGGAGGTGTGGCCTTCGTCATCATCCAGCACCGCAACCCTTGCACCATGGGGATTCGCCTCGCTGAAAAATGGGGGCTCTGTCCGGCATTCCTCAAGGCCAAAGAAGCGGAACTCGCCACCCTCGATTCCTTTCTGGCCGGCTTTTATCGCGAACATCCCGGCCGCGGCTTTTTGGCCTTTATCTTATTCTTCTTGAGCTGGGTGCTGCAATCGGTGGAGGTCTATCTTATTTTCTGGCTGCTGGGGCACTCCGTCAGCTGGGGGCTGGCTCTCTGTCTGGACGCCCTGGCGATGCTCTTTGTCGGTCTCGGTTTCATGATCCCCGCACAACTGGGGGTGCAGGACGGGGGCAATATCCTGCTCTCGCTCGGATTCAACCTGGGCGCGACCCTCGGCGCCGCCTTCAGCATCATGCGGCGCATCAGGGAAGCGTTCTGGCTGTTCCTCGGGCTTTTGGTGGTGGCCCGGGAGAAGTGA